Within Trichoderma atroviride chromosome 2, complete sequence, the genomic segment CACAACGCACACACATACAAAAGATAACAACTTTATCAACAAGGCTGCGCATCCCACACAACCACACTGCATCGTCTCGGCagtaataatagtaatactttGGAAGCTAATGTAGGTACCCTCACAGTCTATCTGCAAGGCTTGGGGGGAGGGAAGGAAAACAAAATCCGAATTTGACTCCGATAtccaaaaaaagattatCATCGGCCGACGGCAACTGCCGCCACTTCTCCCTAGTCTAccctctcctccacctcTTGGCTCATTAGATCGGCCTCGTGTTCAAAATCCGGAAGTTGTTCCATTTTGCAGTGACTGCAAAGCTTGTGACAGCAGTTCATGCACTGGCTGCTTACGTGGTAGTTTTCAGAATGATTGCAGGCGCACTAATCGTCGTGTTAGCTGTGCACACTGCATACAATAAGAAGGAAATGTGTAGCAACTTACGCATATCCAGAGAACGTTGGATCTCTTTGTAGAACGCACGTCCAAATCGTCTGTtgcctttcgcttcttcacGGATCTCGACAAAGTTGCCGcagccttgggcttcttgctAGACTCAGAATCTCCCTCTGCCAATTTATCTTCAAGATAGCACCAGTCAGCCATGGTTTTCTTGGCCAGCCCATCCTTGCCAAATAGATGATTATCAATGTGATCGCATCTCTTTGTCCACGAATTGACCACCTTTTCTTTGATCTCAATAAATTGATCGCAAAACCCGCACCAGAAGCGTGGGTCGCAATGGCGGCCCAGCCTGCAGCTTTCTAGCTTATTCTCAATTGTCTGGCTATCTGTCTCTTGATGGTCCTGCTGGAGGTGAGTTTTGAAAAGCTCTCGACGAGGCAAGACCTTGTCGCAGCGCGGCTCATCACAGTTCCAGGATTCCATCTGAAAATGCTGGCTACTCTCGTGCCTCTTCCAGTCATTCTTACTACCAAACATCTTGTGGCACGTTTTATAGGTGCATCCATAAGGCTTTTCATGTCGTTTCATGTGCTTCCTGTAATGATGATATATTAGTTGCCGCTTTCATGAGTAAACACAAAGATGAGGCCAAAGTGCTGGATGTCATGGGATTTTTACCTAAGTTCACACGCCCGTGAGAATGGTTTGTGGCATTTGGTACACCTTACTTGCATTTTCGGGCTCCCTGTTTGGTCATTGGGGGCAACACTCTCAttctgctgcggcggctgcggctcttCATGATTTAGTGCTTTCTCTAGTAGACCTCTAGGAATATTTTTGAGAAGTGAGAGAACTTTATCCAAGCCATCCTTATCTGACAGAATGCTTTTTAGACGCTTCGCAGTATCGAACGAGTTGGCAAGTTCTTGTGTAGACGCTCTGAAATCATTCTCTAGACCATTGTCTGTTTCTTGGAGCTCAGGTATGCCGCTTTGAGGAGCACTGTCTTTCACCTGATTAGATGAAACGAGCGACATGGTCTCAATTGCTAGTGGATCATGATGGCCAAGcacttcatcttcgccctcgACTGGGTTGCCTTCATCCTGGCCAAAACTTTCTTGTGCTGGCTCATCGTCAGGGAGCGCCGCCATGGATTCTTCCAAAGAATCCTCACGTACTGGCGTCCCAGCGACAACATCGCTGACAAGAGACTGGGGACCAAGAGCCGAGGGCAATTTGAGGCCATCTAGGGTATTTGATGGCGCCAATTGCGAGTCGCACCCGCTTCGAGTTAATAAAAGATGACTTTGCTTTGAAGATTCCTTTTGTAACTGGCTTAATGCGCCCGTTGGAAGCTGGCTACTTCGCAAATCAGGCGAATCTTGCACCTGTGTCGGTCGAGACTCCGGATCAACATCAGCAACCGATGATCCCACACCTCGGAGGGCATGTAACTCTGCCTCATCTGGCCTATTGTACATGTTATTTTTAGCTACTTTGTCGTAGAACATGGGGCATATCAAAAATACATACTGGTCACGGTGTTGCCCAAAATCGTTTTCATTTATACCATGAATGCGGGCTGAAAAGTCTTGAAGGCTATCAGTAG encodes:
- a CDS encoding uncharacterized protein (EggNog:ENOG41), yielding MIPSRGENPLVSYSDTMFYAFYSGSDDPWVPAGVIQPAQALTPSRSSAYAYNPGLRGFQDFRGPPVPSDCETALDSGYGGSRTIYSANESGTSVNEGDGYTEGGFHDIQATDQPIDIGSLNLSPAAAASAKLLHCDACGANVKTKSELKKHDHRHNRPYKCDYKDCTKAIRGFSTTNDLTRHKRTVHREHDSNAPTFICRHHPCTIKKEKLWPRADNFRSHLYRSHSITIKADDDLREYRYYPIQTRPHEIRDGRTTAGIRSESRSALPSHATPYTSRHSDGFQGKEIGWPTTDSLQDFSARIHGINENDFGQHRDQPDEAELHALRGVGSSVADVDPESRPTQVQDSPDLRSSQLPTGALSQLQKESSKQSHLLLTRSGCDSQLAPSNTLDGLKLPSALGPQSLVSDVVAGTPVREDSLEESMAALPDDEPAQESFGQDEGNPVEGEDEVLGHHDPLAIETMSLVSSNQVKDSAPQSGIPELQETDNGLENDFRASTQELANSFDTAKRLKSILSDKDGLDKVLSLLKNIPRGLLEKALNHEEPQPPQQNESVAPNDQTGSPKMQVRCTKCHKPFSRACELRKHMKRHEKPYGCTYKTCHKMFGSKNDWKRHESSQHFQMESWNCDEPRCDKVLPRRELFKTHLQQDHQETDSQTIENKLESCRLGRHCDPRFWCGFCDQFIEIKEKVVNSWTKRCDHIDNHLFGKDGLAKKTMADWCYLEDKLAEGDSESSKKPKAAATLSRSVKKRKATDDLDVRSTKRSNVLWICCACNHSENYHVSSQCMNCCHKLCSHCKMEQLPDFEHEADLMSQEVEERVD